The Lemur catta isolate mLemCat1 chromosome X, mLemCat1.pri, whole genome shotgun sequence genome has a window encoding:
- the LOC123628675 gene encoding splicing factor 3B subunit 4-like: MAAGPIPVRNLDATLYVRHLDEKVSEPLLWELFLQAGPVVSTHIPKDKVTGQHQGYGFVEFLSEEDADYAIKIMNMIKLYGKPIQVNKASVHNKNLDVGAKIFIGNLDPEIDEKLLYDTFSAFGVILQTPKIMQNRDTGNYKGHAFINFASFDASDAAIEAMNGQYLCNRPITVSYAFKKDSKGERHGSIAERLLAAQNPLRPHQLFADAPPPPSAPNPVVSSLGSGHPPSGKSPPGSFPSPVPPPGALPPGIPPAMPPRPMPPGAGGHGPPSAETPGVGHPGHGHSHPHPFPPGRMPHPGMSQMQLAHHGPHDLGHPHAGPPGSGGQPRPRPPLGMPHPGPPPMGIPPQGPPFGSPMGHPGPMPPHSMRGPPPLMPPHGYTGPPRPPPYGYQRGPLPPPRPTPLPPVPPCGPLRGPLPQ, from the coding sequence ATGGCTGCAGGTCCGATCCCTGTGCGTAACCTGGATGCCACCTTATACGTGCGGCACTTGGATGAGAAGGTTAGCGAACCATTGCTGTGGGAACTGTTTCTCCAGGCAGGGCCAGTAGTCAGCACCCACATCCCAAAGGATAAAGTCACTGGCCAGCACCAAGGCTATGGCTTTGTGGAATTCCTGAGTGAGGAAGATGCTGACTATGCCATTAAGATCATGAACATGATCAAACTCTATGGGAAACCAATACAAGTGAACAAGGCATCAGTTCACAACAAAAACCTGGATGTGGGGGCCAAGATTTTCATTGGAAACCTGGACCCAGAGATTGATGAGAAGCTGCTGTATGATACCTTCAGCGCCTTTGGGGTCATCTTACAAACCCCCAAGATTATGCAGAACCGTGACACAGGCAACTACAAGGGTCATGCCTTTATTAATTTTGCTTCGTTTGATGCTTCGGATGCAGCAATTGAGGCCATGAATGGGCAGTACCTCTGTAACCGCCCTATCACTGTGTCTTATGCTTTTAAGAAGGACTCCAAAGGTGAGCGCCATGGATCAATAGCTGAACGACTTCTGGCAGCTCAGAACCCACTCCGCCCTCATCAGCTGTTTGCAGATGCACCTCCTCCACCTTCTGCCCCCAATCCTGTGGTATCATCATTGGGGTCTGGGCATCCTCCATCAGGCAAGTCTCCTCCTGGCTCCTTCCCATCCCCAGTGCCACCTCCTGGAGCCCTCCCACCTGGGATACCCCCAGCCATGCCCCCACGACCTATGCCTCCTGGGGCTGGAGGACATGGCCCCCCATCAGCAGAAACCCCAGGGGTGGGACATCCTGGTCATGGACACTCACATCCTCACCCATTTCCACCAGGTAGGATGCCCCATCCAGGGATGTCTCAGATGCAGCTGGCACACCATGGTCCTCATGACTTAGGACACCCCCATGCAGGGCCCCCAGGCTCTGGGGGACAACCACGGCCTAGACCACCACTGGGAATGCCTCATCCTGGACCTCCTCCAATGGGCATACCCCCCCAAGGGCCTCCATTTGGATCTCCCATGGGTCATCCAGGTCCTATGCCTCCTCACAGTATGCGTGGACCTCCTCCACTGATGCCCCCTCATGGATACACTGGCCCTCCACGACCCCCACCCTATGGCTACCAGCGGGgacccctccctccacccagacCAACTCCCCTGCCCCCAGTTCCCCCTTGTGGCCCTCTTCGGGGCCCTCTCCCTCAGTAA